In the genome of Longimicrobium terrae, the window GGCGCGGGCTGGCCCAGCCGCAGGTACCCCAGCCCCACCTGCTGCAGGTGCCACAGCACCTCGCCCAGCCGGTCCTCGTGCAGAAAGAAGCGGATGGACTCATCCACCGTCATCTCCAGCACGTCGCGGATGGAGTTGCCACGATACTTCACCTGCAGCACCTCTGGCCGGAACCGTGCGCCCGCGCACACCTCGCACGGGACAAAGACGTCGGCCATGAAGACCATCTCCACCTGCACCTGCCCCTCGCCCTTGCACGCCTCGCAGCGCCCGCCCGCCACGTTGAAGGAAAAGTGCCCGGGCCCGAACCCCAGCCGCTTCGCTTCGGGAAGGGACGAGAAGATGCGCCGCACCTCGTCGTACGCCTTGATGTACGTCACGGGATTGCTGCGCGGCGTGCGCCCGATCGGCGACTGGTCCACGAGCACCACTTCGCGCAGCGCGGACACACCGTGCAGCCGCTTGAACGCGCCGACGGTTTCGCCCAGGTGGCGCTTGGCCGTCGTTTCTCCGCCGGAAAGCTCGCGCTCCACGGCGCGGTACAGGACATCGTGCACCAGCGTGCTCTTTCCGCTTCCCGACACGCCCGTCACCACGGTGATGGCGCCCAGGGGAAAGACGGCGTCGTCGCCCTTGAGGTTGTGCTCGCGCGCGCCCTCCAGCCGCAGCCGGGGGCCGTCCACCGGCCGCCGCCGCTCCGGGATCTCGATCCGCTCGCGGCCGGAAAGGTATCGGCCGGTGAGCGTGTCGGAGACCAGCATCTCATCCAGCGTCCCGGCAAACATCAGTTGTCCGCCCAGTTCGCCGCTCCCCGGGCCGATCTCCACCAGGAAGTCGGCCAGCCGCATCGCCTCGGGATCGTGCTCCACCACGATCACCGTGTTCCCCTGCTCGCGCAGGCGGACGAGGAGGCGCAGCAGGCGGTCGTTGTCTGCGGGATGCAGGCCGATCGTCGGCTCATCCAGCACGTACAGCGTATCGACCAGGCGGCTGCCGAGCGCGTTGGCCAGGGAGATGCGCTGCGCCTCGCCGCCGGACAGGGTGCGCGTCTGCCGCTCCAGCGTCAGGTACGACAGGCCGACATCGACGAGGAAGCCGACGCGCGAATCCAGTTCCAGCAGGATGGATTCGGCGATGCCACGCTCCTGGCCCGTCAGCGGCGGCTGCGGGCACTCGGGATCGTCCGTCCGTCCGGCCAGCATGGCCGCCAGCCAGGGACGCAGCCGGCCCAGCGGCAACGCGCTGACTTCGCTGATGTTGCGCCCGCCCACGCGCACGCGCAGCGCCTCGGGCCGCAGCTTGGCACCGCCGCAGGACGGACACTCCTGGCTGCTCTGGTACTGGCGCAGAAAGACGCGGATGTACTGCTTGTAGCGCTTCTCCTCCAGCGCCTCCAGGAACTGAAAGACGCCCTGAAATCCGCGCACGCCGCGCAGCACGGCTTTGCGAAACTCCGCCGGCAGCTCCGCCCACGGCGTGTCGGACGACACATTCTGCTTGGCGGCGAACTCGGCCAGCTTGCGGCGCTTGTCCTCGTAGCGCGGCTTGGCCCAGGGATCGACTGCGCCCTCGGCCAGCGCGCGCGACGCGTTGGGGACGATGAGCGTTTCGTCGTACTGCAGCACGGCGCCGAACCCGGTGCATTCCGGGCAGGAACCGTACGGATTGTTGAACGAAAACAGCTGCGGCGACGGCGTGGCGAACTCGATCTCCGGATGGTCCGGACAGCGGAAGCGCTCCGTAAAACGCAGCCGCGGCAGGCCCAGGGGAACGACGACCGCCTCGCCCTCGCCCTCGTTGAACGCCATCTGCAGCGAATCGGCCACGCGCGCCACGTCTTCCGGATCCGCGCGCAGACGGTCGACCACCACCAGAAGCTCGCGCGCGGCCACCAGATCGAGCCCCTCGGGAAGCTCATCCAGGTGAAGCTCGCCGCCGTCCACCAGCAGCCGCATGAAGCCCAGCGCGCGCAGGTTCTCCACCACGACGGCGTGCGTGACCCGCGTGCTGAGCGGCAGCGGAAAGCACACCATCATCCGCGTCCCGGCGGGAAGGGCAAGGATGGCGTCCGTGGCGCTCTGCACCGTGTCGGGCTTGACCTCGCGGCCGCACGGCTGGTCCGGGTGCGGCCCCGGGCAGTAGGTGCGGCCCACGCGCGCCCACAGCAGGCGCAGGTAGTCGAACACCTCGGTCGCCGTGCCGACGGTGCTGCGGCTGGTCTTGGTGGGGTTGCGCTGTTCGATCGCGACCGCGGGGCTGATGCCGTCCACGCGGTCCACGTCGGGCTTTTCCATGCGGTCAAGGAACTGCTTGGCGTACGTGGACATGCTTTCCACGTAGCGCCGCTGCCCCTCGGCATATACGGTGTCGAAGGCGAGCGAGCTCTTTCCCGACCCGGACGGCCCGGTAATCACCACCACGGCGCGCCGCGGGATGTCCAGGTCCAGGTTCTTGAGGTTGTGCTGCCGCGCCCCTCGAATGACGATTCTGTCCTTCATACCGAAAACATACCGAACTGTCCAGCCGCGCGAAAGTGTACGCGGCGCGAGCGGTGAATCGTTCCTGATCTACTTGGGATGAACGGCTTTACGGACCGGCTGCTCCGGGCGTGTCCCCGCTGCGCGGGGCCGGGCTGCGGGCGCCGTAGGGCACGGTACTGCTGTGCCCAACGGCGTCGAGCCACCGGTGCGCCACCGGCCATCGTGTTACCCCGCAATGACGTGCGCGGCGCACCGGCGTCTCGCCCCTCCGGGCCCGCATCCCTCACGCAACAGACAGCCTCCCCCAGCCCCCGTCCCGCCGTGACCCTGCGCGCCTGTGGCGGCAAGCTCCGCGCATCTCGCGCCCGTCTCCCGGGACGATGTCGAGGCCCCGCCTTCGGCCTCCTCTGTATCCTGCCCCGAAGCGCGCCCCATGGCGCCCTCCTGAGAGCGGGTCGAGAAACGGCCCGCAACCCATCTGCCCCCGCCAAACTCCGCCCGAAGGCGTCATCCTGAGAGAGCGTGCGCCGCGACTCCGGCAGAGCCGAGTCATGCGCGACCGAAGGATCTACTCTCCGCCAAGCCAACGTCGCGTGACGCACGCCACTTTCTCACGCGGATGGCCGGATTCCTCATCCGCCGCGGCGCGCGACCGGGTAAGCCGACGCATGTCGCAGACCTTGTACACCGCGCTACTATTCCCGCCGCCGCGCGTCCGGCCTCCGCTTCCGCATCGTCCTCAGCTCGCAACCAGCATGTCCGAACCCCGCACCTTTCAATTCCACACGCTCGACGTGTTCACCGACCGCGTGTTCGGAGGCAATCCCCTGGCCGTGTTTCCCGACGCGGCCGGCCTGTCCGGCGAGGACATGCGGCAGATCGCGCGCGAGTTCAACCTGTCGGAAACCGTGTTCGTGTTTCCGCCGGAGAACGCGGCGCACACGGCGCGGCTGCGCATCTTTACGCCGGGGATGGAGCTGCCGTTCGCCGGCCACCCCACCGTCGGGACCGCGCTGCTGCTCTCCTGGCTGGGCCGCGTTCCGCTCGCCGGCGACGCCGCGGAGGCCGTTCTGGAAGAGGGCGTCGGCCCCGTGCGCGTGGCGCTGAGCGGCCAGGGCGGCCGCGCGGACTTCGCGCGGCTCACCGCCGCCGTGCTCCCGGAGTGGGGGCCTCCCGCCCCGACTGCGTCCATCCTCGCCCAACTCCTCTCGCTCGACCCGGACGAGATCGGTGCCGATGGTTTCGAGGCTGAAACCGTCTCCTGCGGCGTCCCCTTCCAGATCATCCCCGTTCGCGACACGGATGTGCTCAGCCGCGCGCGCCTGAACCGTGCCACGTGGAACGAGCACGTGGGGCCGGGCTGGGCGCCGCATGTGTACGTCTTTACGCCCGACGGCGAGAGCGCGGATCTGCGCGCCCGCATGTTCGCGCCCGCGATGGGCATCGACGAAGATCCGGCCACCGGGGCCGCGGCCAGCGCCTTTGCCGGGTATCTCGCGCGGCGGCTGGACGGCGCGCCGGAACGCGTGCTGCGCTGGTCCGTCGCGCAGGGCGTGGAGATGGGCCGCCCCAGCCTGCTGCATCTGGAAGCCGACATCCGCGGTGGCGAAATCGCCGCCGTGCGTGTGGGCGGTGGCGCCGTTCCCGTCACCACCGGCCACCTCACGCTCCCCGTCGCCGACGCATCCTGATCACGATCGGCCACTCAATCGCTCCACGCCCGCCGGAAGCACCCGGGGTGAGGGTCACACTCTGCGGACGAGCGAGAGTTCGGCGCGTGCCGCCCCGCACGTGAGCGGATGAATCCGCCGCACAAGCAGTAAGCCCGACCGCTCTGTTCGCGGAGGAGCCGCTACGGCGATGCCGCGAATGGTGAGGGCCGCAGTCCGCGTGGCGAGCACCAGGTTTGGCGCGTGCCGCACCTCTCCTGAGCGAATGAATCCGCCGCTCAAACAGCGGTAACCCCCGACACCAGCCGCTGGCGCGTCC includes:
- the uvrA gene encoding excinuclease ABC subunit UvrA, with protein sequence MKDRIVIRGARQHNLKNLDLDIPRRAVVVITGPSGSGKSSLAFDTVYAEGQRRYVESMSTYAKQFLDRMEKPDVDRVDGISPAVAIEQRNPTKTSRSTVGTATEVFDYLRLLWARVGRTYCPGPHPDQPCGREVKPDTVQSATDAILALPAGTRMMVCFPLPLSTRVTHAVVVENLRALGFMRLLVDGGELHLDELPEGLDLVAARELLVVVDRLRADPEDVARVADSLQMAFNEGEGEAVVVPLGLPRLRFTERFRCPDHPEIEFATPSPQLFSFNNPYGSCPECTGFGAVLQYDETLIVPNASRALAEGAVDPWAKPRYEDKRRKLAEFAAKQNVSSDTPWAELPAEFRKAVLRGVRGFQGVFQFLEALEEKRYKQYIRVFLRQYQSSQECPSCGGAKLRPEALRVRVGGRNISEVSALPLGRLRPWLAAMLAGRTDDPECPQPPLTGQERGIAESILLELDSRVGFLVDVGLSYLTLERQTRTLSGGEAQRISLANALGSRLVDTLYVLDEPTIGLHPADNDRLLRLLVRLREQGNTVIVVEHDPEAMRLADFLVEIGPGSGELGGQLMFAGTLDEMLVSDTLTGRYLSGRERIEIPERRRPVDGPRLRLEGAREHNLKGDDAVFPLGAITVVTGVSGSGKSTLVHDVLYRAVERELSGGETTAKRHLGETVGAFKRLHGVSALREVVLVDQSPIGRTPRSNPVTYIKAYDEVRRIFSSLPEAKRLGFGPGHFSFNVAGGRCEACKGEGQVQVEMVFMADVFVPCEVCAGARFRPEVLQVKYRGNSIRDVLEMTVDESIRFFLHEDRLGEVLWHLQQVGLGYLRLGQPAPTLSGGEAQRIKVARELAMGARRGGRKLYILDEPTTGLHMDDIKKLLRVLGDLADAGHTVILIEHNLDVMKTADWIVDLGPGAGPDGGHIVAMGRPEDIVGVPGSLTGEWLAGMLEPVGSA
- a CDS encoding PhzF family phenazine biosynthesis protein, yielding MSEPRTFQFHTLDVFTDRVFGGNPLAVFPDAAGLSGEDMRQIAREFNLSETVFVFPPENAAHTARLRIFTPGMELPFAGHPTVGTALLLSWLGRVPLAGDAAEAVLEEGVGPVRVALSGQGGRADFARLTAAVLPEWGPPAPTASILAQLLSLDPDEIGADGFEAETVSCGVPFQIIPVRDTDVLSRARLNRATWNEHVGPGWAPHVYVFTPDGESADLRARMFAPAMGIDEDPATGAAASAFAGYLARRLDGAPERVLRWSVAQGVEMGRPSLLHLEADIRGGEIAAVRVGGGAVPVTTGHLTLPVADAS